Part of the Aquimarina sp. MAR_2010_214 genome is shown below.
TTTCTACTACTACGATACCATTATCTACAAGCATACCTAGCCCCATAATTAATGCAAAAAGAATCATAGTGTTCAAAGTATATCCAAGAAATGAAAGTATCATAAAAGACATAAACATAGTCAAAGGAATTGCAAATCCAACAAATAGGGCATTTCTAAAGCCTAAAAAGAACATCAAAACTCCAACGACCAAGATGATACCAAAAATGATATTGTTAACCAGATCACTTACTTGATTTTCAGTTTTTTCAGATTGATCATTTGCTACTGTAATCTCCAAATCTTTTGGGAACACATTTTCTTTAGCGTCGTCAAGAATTCCATTTATTTTCTCTACAGCTTCGATCATATTTTCCCCAGAACGTTTCTTTACATCTAGCATGACTACATTATGACCAAATTCTCTGGCATAAGTAGTTTTATCTTCTTCTTTGAAACTTACTTCGGCAATATCTCTTAGGTAAACAGCTCCGTCCTGAGATTTTACTACAAAGTCATCTAATTGCGAAGGGCGATCAATTTCTCCCAGAATTCGTATTGTACGTCTTTGCCCGCTAGCAATCATGTTTCCTGCAGACATAGTCATATTCCCATTACGGATGGTATTGATTACATCATCAAAACTCACTTTGGCAGCCATCATTTTGTAGATATCTACAGCAACTTCCACTTCTTTTTCCTGAGCACCACGAATATCTGCTTTTTTAATTTCTTTAAGATCTCCTATTTCGTCTTCAAGATATTCTGCAAATTCTTTTAGTTTACCAACCGTATAGTCTCCCGAAATATTAATGTTCATTATTGGAGTTTCCTCAGAAATACTCAAATCAAAAACATTAGGATCTACTTTAGCGCCATTAAAAGTAGGCCAATCTTCATTTGCTGTCTCAGAATCTACTTCGTCTTTTACTTTTTGCTTAGCTGCAGACACAGAGAGTTTTTCATCAAATTCTACAGTTATAATAGCGTAATCTTCTTGCGAAGTCGATAGAATCTCTATTACATTACTTACACTTTTTAACTTGTCCTCTAATGGATCTACAATTAAACGTTCAATATCTTCTGCCGTATTCCCTGGATAAGGAACACTAATGTAAATTTTGGTTTCATTGATTTCAGGAAAATTTTCTCTAGGCATAGAGAAATATGCAGAAAGTCCTAAAACCAAGAATATGCCGATCATTACATAAATAGTAGTTGGATTATTTATCGCCCAGGACGATAACTTAAATTCCTTATCTACCTTTTTCTTGTTAACTTCCATAGATTGTTAGTTTAAAATTTTAACTTTCTGACCATCTTTTACACTTCTAGCACCTTCACTAATAATGGCATCTCCATTAGTAATACCTTCTATAATCTCTATAAGATCTCCTTGTGTCTTCCCTGTTTTTACAATTACTCTTCTAGCCTCAGCTATATTTTGAGCATCTTTACCAGAGGTAACATAAGTATATTGATCTCCTTCTGCATTTTCAGAAATAATACTTTGTGGTATTAAGATTGCTTTTTCATTAGTATAATCATTGATTTTTACCTTGGCTGTAAGGTTAGGTTTTACAGTTCCTCCATTTGAAGGAATACCAACTTCTACCATAAAAGAACGATTGTTTGGATTAATATAATTTCCTACTTGACGAATTTTTGTGCTAATTGTTTTTCCAAGAACCGGGAAATATACTTCTACATTCTTACCCATAGTAACACTTGGGATATAACGTTCTGGCACTTCGGTTTCTATATACATGTCATCTAGGTTTACAATTCGAATCAATGCTGATTGTCCAGGAGATACTACACTTCCTTGTTCCGTAATAACATCATCTATAACTCCAGAAAATGGAGCGGTTACTGTTGTTTTAGCCAATTGACGTTTGATCTGATTTACTACGTTTTGCTGTGCTTCAAAATTTGTTTTAGCTTCGAGATATTGAATTTCTGAACCTATTTTTTGTTCCCAAAGTCTTTTTTGACGATCAAAAGTTGTTTTAGCTAATTGTGCCTGCACCTCTACTTGTGACAATTGCTGACCTAATCCACCATCATCAATTCTGGCTAACAATTGTCCTTTCGATACTTTTTGTCCTTCTTTAACATAAACTCTGGTTAAAATACCACCCATCTCAGGATATAGAACTATGTTCTTTTTGGTTTCAACATTTCCTTGTAACTCCAGATAATGATTAAATAGCGTGTCTTTTGCCATGATCGTAGTCACCAAAGGAAGTCTTTTTACAGAATCCAAAGCTGCTATTGCTTCATCTAATTGTTTTAATTGATCAGCAATAGCTTGTTGTTCAGCGACTACCTCGGTCCTTTTGGTCCGTATTGCTTGTAGATTACCGTCTTCTATAATTTTATCAATAGACTTTGCATTATTTTGTCCACATGAAATGATAAGAAGTGATATAGATAATATGGTAAGTATCTTTTTCATAATATGGTTAATTATTGTTTGGTGTGTTTAAAATCGTTTCTAGTTCAGCTTTTTTGTTAATGATATTAAGCATAGCATTTAATACTTCATTCTGAGAAGAATATAATTGTAATTGTGCTTGTCTTAATTCAAAACTGGAGGCAAGACCTTCTGTATATTTAATCTGATTTTTTTTCTCAATTCGTTCTGCGAGCGTAAGATTCTGTTTCGAAGTGTTATAACTTTCTATTGAAAATTTGTAATCACTTATGGCAGTATCATACTTAAGTTGTATCTCTCTTTGGATTCTTAAAAAATCAGTTCTTGATTGTTCATCAGCTATTCTAGCTTGTTGTGTTCTGGCACTTCTTTTTAAAGAACTAAAAATAGGGATCTTCAGACTAGCACCTAGAATAGAAGATTGAAACCAACGTTGATCACTATCTAAAAAGGTAAAAGAATTACTATTAGCTTGTGTACCATAATTAACAAAAGCAGATAAAGAGGGGAGTGCTTTACTTTTTTCTAGTTTTAACTCTAGACGTGTTTGTTCAGTAAAAAGATACGCTAGTCTGTAATCTATATTATTCTCTATATTAAATGGTTTGGTGATAACAGACTCATCCATATTTTTTAAGGCAAGACCATCCAAATTATCAGAAAGCACAATATTCGAGTCAACAGGTACTCCTAGAGATAAGTTAAACATCTGTAAGGCAATTTTTTCTAACCGCTCTGCATTACTAAACTGATTCGTAATCTGTAATAAAGTGATTTGTAGTTGTTCTACATCTTCTTCTTCTGCCAGACCGTTTTCAAAAATCTTTTTTGTCTCTAAATAGTTTTTCTCTAGAGTAGAGGCATTATTTTTAAGAATTTTTACGTTTTCCTGAGCAATAAGCACACTACCATACGCATTAATAACACCTTTACGGACTTCGAGTTGAGTTTTTTCTTCAATATCATTACTGTATTGCAAGAAACTCTTTGCCGCCTCTAAGCCTACCAGATATGATCCATTAAAAATAAGTTGACTTAGGGTTGCCGTTGCAGATGCTTGTTGTTTTGTACCAAAAACCACAGGAACAAAAGTTCCAGGGTCTCCACCAGTAACTTCACCTGGTAATAGTGAAACAGGTTGTTTCAGTTGATTTTGATAATCAACTGATGCATCAATTTGTGGAAGACCATCTGCAGTGGTTTCCCATTTTCTTTTAAGTGCTTTTGCTACATCGCGTCTTGCGTTAATAGATTGATAACTGTTTTCTAATGCGAACTCTATCGCTTCATCCAGTGTAAAAGTGTATGAAGAATTTGCTGGTGGTTGTTGAGCTATTAATGTGGTTGTAAATAGCCAACCCAGACAGATTAACCAAAGGTCGTTTCTCATAAATATTACTCTTTTATTAGTAGATTGTTTAAAATTTTTAATCCTTTTTCTGTGGCAATGCCTCTAATATGATATTCCAGATAATCTGCCATAAGTTGGGTTATAGGAAATTTTTGCATTGGAAACATTTCTTGATCTTTAATTCCAATCATTCCATTGAAATATATCCTTGAAATAAATTGAATGTCTATATTTTTTCTAAAAACACCTTTTTTAATTCCTCCATCTAGGTTTTCAATAACACATTCTTGCATTATTTCAAATTGTTTAGCTTTAAGAGCTTTATAGATTTTCGGATAGTATTTCTGAAGTTGATATTGTGGAGCGGTTTTTTCATTTTTAAGATGATGCATCACAAAAGCTTTTATTGCATATAATTCTTCAATTGGCCCATTTTTTTTATCTACAATAGCATCTATTCCATCAGATATAATACAAAATAAATGATCTGTAGTAGCTTTTACCAATTCAGTTTTGTTTTGAAAATGAGTGTAAATCGTCTTTTTCGAAATTCCCATCTCGGTAGCAAGATCATCCATTGTGACACTCTTAAAACCCAGATTCAAAAACATATCATTAGCTTTCTCTATTATTTTGTCTTTCATTAAGGGGTACTTATTTTTAGCCAAATGTACACATGGAAACTTTAAAAACAATAAAAGTTTCCTGAGTTTCACATTTTTTTAACATTACGTTCAAATTTCGATTGATAAAATGTTTTTGGATACGAGATTATAATTAACATTAGTTTTTAAAAAGTTTCAATTACTTTAGCATAAAAAAGTACTGTGCACACGATTTCTGATTATCAGAGGTATTTTTTAGAATATCTATCTAAAAAAACGATAACTAAAGAGCCTAAGAACCTCTATGAACCGATATCTTATATCCTTAATCTTGGTGGTAAACGATTGCGACCGATTTTAGTATTAATGACTTCAGAGATTTTTGGAGAATCATATAAAAAGGCTTTAGATGCGGCACTAGCAATAGAGGTTTTTCATAACTTTTCATTAATACATGATGATATCATGGATGATGCTCCCCTTAGACGAGGAGAAGAAACCGTTCATGAGAAATGGGATGTAAATACAGGAATTCTTTCTGGAGATGCTATGTTGATTAATGCCTATCAATTATTTGAAAGTTATGAAGGGGATACTTTTCGAGAGTTAGCTAAACTATTTACAAAGACGGCAATAGAAGTGTGTGAAGGGCAACAATATGATATTGATTTTGAAACCAGAGATGATGTAACTATTCCCGAATATATCAGAATGATCGAATATAAGACGGCGGTTTTAGTTGGTGCAGCAATGAGAATGGGAGCTGTCGTAGCGAATGCTCCAGAAGATTGTAGGTCTTCGATTTATGATTTTGGAAGATTATTGGGGTTAGCATTTCAACTTCAGGATGATTATTTAGACGCTTTTGGTGACCCAAAGACTTTTGGTAAACAAGTAGGAGGAGATATAATCGAAAATAAGAAAACTATTTTGTATCTAAAAGCTGTAGAGTTTGCAAGTGAAGATGAGCAAAAACAATTAAGAGAATTATTTTCTTTTAGCCCTGATGATCCATCTCAAAAAGTAGATGCTGTAAAACACCTTTTTGAGACTACAGGAGCAAAAGATAAAACACGATTAGAGATTGAGAAATATACTAATCAAGCATTTTTGGTTTTAGAAAATCTTTCTATTGAAGAGGATAAAAAAGTAATATTGAAATCGTTTGGAGAACAATTAATGAATCGAAGTGTCTAATAAATATAATCTTATTACAGCGAAACAATTAATGGAGGAGGTCTCTAATTCTGATCTGTACCCTCAGTTTCTGATTCAGCTACAAAAAGATCTAAACCGTGCAGGAATTGATTATGATATCAAAAGTAAGACTCCTCAAGATCTGTTTTCTGAAATAGTGTATTTACTTATTGAGAAATTGCAAAATACATTTAATGAGTATCTTAATTTATTATATGCTGTAGATGTCTCTGAAGCTAAGATAAGAAGTCTGGATTCTGAAGATAGTGTTGATATAGCAGAATATGCTGCATATTTGATATTAAAGCGAGAGTGGCAAAAAGTTTGGTACAGAAATAAAGGATGAGGTTGTATTTGCCAAAAAATATCTGGATATGGTATAGAATATTAGGATAACAGAAAATTTTAAACGTATGAAATTATATAGTAGCATTTTTTTATTTTTCGTTTTAACCTTTACTTTTAGTCAAGAGATTTCTCAAGATAAAATAAGCGCTTCTTATGAAGAGTTTTTGAAAGAAGTTGGTAAAAAAGAAAGGGATACTTTGATTAAACAATCAACTAAAAGATATATTTGTTCAGAGTATTTCTCCGGGTATATTCATTATTATTATAAAAATGATCAATTAAAATTGATAAAACATATCTATAAACAAAATTTTGATAATAGTTTAGAGTATTACTATGTAGAAAATGATACGTTACGATTATTTACAACATTTACTGAAATTATTCGTGCTAATACTCGTTATACTGAGAGCGAAAGAGAAACCTCCTTTTCTATGGAAAAAGTGTTAGATGTTACCGAGAATCGAACATTTTTAAGCCAAAATCGCATTGTAATGTGTCATGAAAGACAGGATATGAAAAAACAATCAGAGTGGGATCGAGATTTTTTTAATACGCTAAACTTTAAAAAAGTAAATTGTACTACAGATATTGAAGATTTACGGTATAAATATAGGATACTTCGCAAAGCAGAAAAAAAACTCGTAAAATATGGAGGAAAACCTCACGGTTGTATCTTTTATTTGTGGTAAGACCACTTAGAAAAACACGCTTACAAAAGGGACATAGGCATTTCCGTAGATACTTTTATTGTTATCATAAAGGAGATCGTAACGAATCCCAATACTTACATTACCTATACGATAACCACCACCAACAAATAGGGACGGATACCAATAATTCTCTTTGAAATCTGCTGTATTTTCAATTTCAAGAGTTCTCGAAACTCCCATTTCCTGAAATTCAAGAGAGAGTTGAATTTCTCGTATTGGACTATAAAAAGCGAGTACGCTCCCTCCATAATTGGTTGCTGTAAAATTATTGGATTCAATATATCCAAAACTAACTCCTAATCCAGCAGCAAATTGTTCGTTAAAATTGTACACTGCCAGCGGCTCGATGACTCCACTAAAAGTATCATTCCCAAATCCAATTCCCAAATTACCTCCAAAACTAATGTTAGACCAAAAATCATCATTTTGAGAATAACTTTTTTGTAAGGAAAATAGAATTAAAATAACTAAGACAAGGATTTTGATATTTTGGCGAACATTAACTTTCATTGTTAATTTTATGAAAAATTATACTATAAATATAAATAATTCGATACCTATTATAGCGTAATTATTGTATTTTTGTTGCGTTTTATTATTTAAAAGACAGTTGAATACTTACATATGGATAAATATTCATTTTTGAATGCGGCTAATACCGCATTTTTTGCAGATTTATACGATCAATATTTACAGAACCCTGATAGTGTAGAGCCTAGTTGGAGAGCATTTTTTCAAGGATTTGATTTTGGATTAGAAAGTGCTAATGATTCAGGAGAAACTATGTATGCTGATCAAGCACCAGGAGAGACTGTTGCCGTTCCCCAAAATGTTCAAAAAGAATTTCAGGTAGTTCGATTAATAGATGGATATAGAACTCGAGGGCATTTGTTTACCAAAACAAATCCTGTTAGAGAACGAAGAAAATATATCCCAACATTGGCTTTAGAAAATTTTGGATTAAGTCAAAGTGATCTCAATACGGTTTTTAATGCAGGAGAAATTATTGGAATAGGACCCAATACACTAAGCAATATTATTGTTCACCTAGAACAAATATATTGTGATTCTATAGGTATAGAATATATGTATATTCGTAACCCCGAAGAAAGAGAATGGATACAGGCTCGGGTTAATTTTAATACCAATAGAACTAAATTCTCTGTAGAGCAAAAGAAACATATTCTTAGAAAACTAAATCAGGCAGTTTCATTCGAAAGCTTTTTGCATACCAAATATGTAGGTCAAAAACGATTTTCTCTCGAAGGAGGAGAATCTCTTATCCCTGCTCTTGATGCATTAGTAGAAAAGGCAGCTGATCTAGGAGTAAAAGAGTTTGTAATGGGTATGGCACACCGTGGTAGGTTAAGTACACTTACAAATATTTTTGGAAAAAGCCCTAAAGATATCTTTAGTGAATTTGATGGAAAAGATTATGAGGAAACTGTATTTGATGGAGATGTAAAATATCATTTGGGTTGGACCTCTAAACGAGAATCGGATTCTGGAAAGGCAATTAATATGAATATTGCTCCAAATCCATCACATTTAGAAACAGTAGGTGCGGTTGTAGAAGGAATAACTAGATCAAAACAAGATACCCATTATAAAGAAGATATTTCTCAGGTACTACCAATAGTAGTTCATGGAGATGCTGCTGTAGCAGGGCAAGGATTGGTTTATGAGATTGTTCAGATGGCTCAATTAGAAGGGTATAAGACTGGAGGAACTATACATATAATCGTTAATAACCAAATTGGTTTTACGACTAATTATCTAGATGCACGTTCATCAACATATTGTACAGATGTTGGTAAGGTTACCTTATCTCCTGTTTTGCATGTAAATGCAGACGACGCAGAAGCAGTAGTTCATGCAACTAATTTTGCATTAGATTTTAGAATGAATTTTGGTCGTGACGTATTTATAGATTTACTTGGATATCGTAAATATGGACATAATGAAGGAGACGAACCACGTTTCACCCAACCTAAGTTATATAAAGCTATTGCCAAACATAATAATCCACGAGATATTTATGCAGAAAAATTGATTTCTGAAGGTATTATAGATAAAGACCATGTTACTAAGCTCGAAAAAGAGTACAAAGCATCACTCGAAGAAGAATTGGAAGATTCTCGTAAGCAGGAAAAAACAGTAATAACACCATTCATGGAGGATGAATGGGCTGGTTTTGAAAGAGTACAAGAAGATAAAATGATGGAAGTAGTTGATACTACTTATCCTAAGGATAAATTGACCGAAATTGCTGAAGCTATTACTAAGCTTCCTTCGGATAAAAAATTCCTTCGTAAAATAGAAAAAATAGTAAACGACCGACATAAAAGATTCTTTGAGACGGACCAGTTAGACTGGGCAATGGGAGAGTTACTAGCTTATGGCTCTTTGTTAAAAGAAGGATATGATGTGAGAATGAGCGGGCAAGATGTAGAACGAGGAACGTTTTCACATAGGCATGCTGTTATCAAAGTAGAAGATAGTGAAGAAGAGGTAGTGCTACTAAATAACCTAAAAGGAGATCAGTCAGATTTTTATATCTATAATTCATTATTATCAGAATATGGAGTAGTAGGATTCGACTATGGGTATGCGATGGCAAGTCCAAAAACATTAACTATTTGGGAAGCACAATTTGGAGATTTTAGTAATGGTGCCCAAATTATGTTGGATCAATATATTTCTTCGGCAGAAGATAAGTGGAAGTTGCAAAACGGTTTGGTGATGTTGTTACCACATGGTTATGAAGGACAAGGAGCAGAACATTCTTCGGCTCGTATGGAACGATATTTACAGCTTTGTGCAAAAGATAATATGTTTGTGGCTGATGTAACAACGCCTGCTAATTTATTTCATTTGCTACGTAGACAAATGAAAGCAAAATATCGTAAACCTTTAATTGTATTTACACCAAAGAGTTTATTGCGTCATCCTAAAGTACATTCTTCTGTAGATGAATTTGCTAACGGTAAGTTTCAAACGGTATTAGATGACCCGGATGCGAAAGCAACAGCTGTAAAAACACTGGTTTTTTGTACAGGTAAATTCTATTATGATTTATTAGAAGAAAAAGAAAAACTAGGAAGGAAAGATGTTGCTTTGGTAAGAATAGAGCAATTATTCCCTTTGCCAGCGGCAGAGATGGATGCTCTGATTAAGAAGTATAAGGCAGATGAAGTAGTTTGGGCACAAGAAGAACCACGTAATATGGGTGCATTAAGTCATATGTTAATGAACTATGATGAAGCAAAAACATTTAGATTTGCAAGTAGGAGATCATATGGAGCTCCTGCGGCAGGTAGTGCAACCAGATCAAAGAGAAGACATCAACAGGTAATCGATTATGTGTTTGATGAAACAAAGAATAATCAAAGAAGATAAAATTTAGTAAATAAGTAAGTATAGTTAAAAATTTCCGAAGGAAATTATACAAAGGATAAATTCAGAATTATGGCTTTAGAAATGAAAGTCCCATCACCGGGAGAATCTATTACAGAAGTAGAAATAGCTCAATGGCTTGTTGAGTCTGGTGATTATGTCGAAAAAGATCAGGCAATTGCTGAAGTAGACAGTGATAAAGCAACCTTAGAATTACCTGCTGAAGCAAGTGGAGTTATAACACTTATGGCCGAAGAAGGGGATGCAGTAGCAGTTGGTCAAGTGGTATGTCTTATTGATACAGAGGCTGCTAAACCAGAAGGAGGCGAAACCAAATTAGCTTCTGAGGCAGAAACTCCTAAGGTAGAAGAGAAAAAAGAAGAAACTCCGACAGCACCTGCCAAAACAGAAACTTATGCAACAGGAACCGCTTCTCCTGCAGCTAAAAAAGTACTTGCCGAGAAAGGTATAGATGCTAGTCAGGTAAAAGGAACAGGTAGAGACGGACGTGTTACTAAAGCTGATGCACTAGACGCAAAACCGGCAATGGGAACTCCAGGGCTAGGAAGTAGAGGAGAGTCACGTCATAAATTATCTATGCTTCGTCGTAAAGTAGCAGAACGTTTAGTTTCAGTTAAAAATGAAACTGCAATGTTAACTACATTTAACGAAGTGGATATGCAGCCAATTTTTAATCTTCGTAGCCAGTATAAAGAAACGTTTAAAAGCAAACATGGAGTGAGTTTAGGGTTTATGTCTTTCTTTACTCTTGCATGTGTACGAGCATTAAAGTTATTCCCGGCAGTAAATTCGATGATTGATGGTAAAGAAATGATCTCTTATGATTTTCAGGATATTAGTATTGCAGTTTCTGGACCTAAAGGACTGATGGTTCCTGTGATTCGTAATGCAGAAAATTTAAGCTTCAGAGGAGTAGAATCAGAAGTAAAGAGGTTGGCAATCCGAGCACGTGATGGTGAGATTACTGTTGATGAAATGACAGGAGGAACCTTTACTATTACTAATGGTGGAGTTTTTGGTAGTATGTTATCTACACCAATTATTAACCCTCCACAGAGTGCTATCTTAGGAATGCATAATATTGTAGAGCGTCCGATCGTGAGAGATGGGCAAATTGTAGTAGCACCTATTATGTATGTGGCATTATCTTATGATCATAGAATTATTGATGGTAAAGAGTCTGTAGGATTCTTAGTAGCGGTAAAAGAAGCATTAGAGAACCCAGAAGAATTGCTTATGGATAATAATGTAATGAAAGCACTAGAATT
Proteins encoded:
- a CDS encoding alpha-ketoglutarate decarboxylase produces the protein MKVNVRQNIKILVLVILILFSLQKSYSQNDDFWSNISFGGNLGIGFGNDTFSGVIEPLAVYNFNEQFAAGLGVSFGYIESNNFTATNYGGSVLAFYSPIREIQLSLEFQEMGVSRTLEIENTADFKENYWYPSLFVGGGYRIGNVSIGIRYDLLYDNNKSIYGNAYVPFVSVFF
- the odhB gene encoding 2-oxoglutarate dehydrogenase complex dihydrolipoyllysine-residue succinyltransferase, giving the protein MALEMKVPSPGESITEVEIAQWLVESGDYVEKDQAIAEVDSDKATLELPAEASGVITLMAEEGDAVAVGQVVCLIDTEAAKPEGGETKLASEAETPKVEEKKEETPTAPAKTETYATGTASPAAKKVLAEKGIDASQVKGTGRDGRVTKADALDAKPAMGTPGLGSRGESRHKLSMLRRKVAERLVSVKNETAMLTTFNEVDMQPIFNLRSQYKETFKSKHGVSLGFMSFFTLACVRALKLFPAVNSMIDGKEMISYDFQDISIAVSGPKGLMVPVIRNAENLSFRGVESEVKRLAIRARDGEITVDEMTGGTFTITNGGVFGSMLSTPIINPPQSAILGMHNIVERPIVRDGQIVVAPIMYVALSYDHRIIDGKESVGFLVAVKEALENPEELLMDNNVMKALEL
- a CDS encoding efflux RND transporter periplasmic adaptor subunit, with translation MKKILTILSISLLIISCGQNNAKSIDKIIEDGNLQAIRTKRTEVVAEQQAIADQLKQLDEAIAALDSVKRLPLVTTIMAKDTLFNHYLELQGNVETKKNIVLYPEMGGILTRVYVKEGQKVSKGQLLARIDDGGLGQQLSQVEVQAQLAKTTFDRQKRLWEQKIGSEIQYLEAKTNFEAQQNVVNQIKRQLAKTTVTAPFSGVIDDVITEQGSVVSPGQSALIRIVNLDDMYIETEVPERYIPSVTMGKNVEVYFPVLGKTISTKIRQVGNYINPNNRSFMVEVGIPSNGGTVKPNLTAKVKINDYTNEKAILIPQSIISENAEGDQYTYVTSGKDAQNIAEARRVIVKTGKTQGDLIEIIEGITNGDAIISEGARSVKDGQKVKILN
- a CDS encoding polyprenyl synthetase family protein, with translation MHTISDYQRYFLEYLSKKTITKEPKNLYEPISYILNLGGKRLRPILVLMTSEIFGESYKKALDAALAIEVFHNFSLIHDDIMDDAPLRRGEETVHEKWDVNTGILSGDAMLINAYQLFESYEGDTFRELAKLFTKTAIEVCEGQQYDIDFETRDDVTIPEYIRMIEYKTAVLVGAAMRMGAVVANAPEDCRSSIYDFGRLLGLAFQLQDDYLDAFGDPKTFGKQVGGDIIENKKTILYLKAVEFASEDEQKQLRELFSFSPDDPSQKVDAVKHLFETTGAKDKTRLEIEKYTNQAFLVLENLSIEEDKKVILKSFGEQLMNRSV
- a CDS encoding 2-oxoglutarate dehydrogenase E1 component; protein product: MDKYSFLNAANTAFFADLYDQYLQNPDSVEPSWRAFFQGFDFGLESANDSGETMYADQAPGETVAVPQNVQKEFQVVRLIDGYRTRGHLFTKTNPVRERRKYIPTLALENFGLSQSDLNTVFNAGEIIGIGPNTLSNIIVHLEQIYCDSIGIEYMYIRNPEEREWIQARVNFNTNRTKFSVEQKKHILRKLNQAVSFESFLHTKYVGQKRFSLEGGESLIPALDALVEKAADLGVKEFVMGMAHRGRLSTLTNIFGKSPKDIFSEFDGKDYEETVFDGDVKYHLGWTSKRESDSGKAINMNIAPNPSHLETVGAVVEGITRSKQDTHYKEDISQVLPIVVHGDAAVAGQGLVYEIVQMAQLEGYKTGGTIHIIVNNQIGFTTNYLDARSSTYCTDVGKVTLSPVLHVNADDAEAVVHATNFALDFRMNFGRDVFIDLLGYRKYGHNEGDEPRFTQPKLYKAIAKHNNPRDIYAEKLISEGIIDKDHVTKLEKEYKASLEEELEDSRKQEKTVITPFMEDEWAGFERVQEDKMMEVVDTTYPKDKLTEIAEAITKLPSDKKFLRKIEKIVNDRHKRFFETDQLDWAMGELLAYGSLLKEGYDVRMSGQDVERGTFSHRHAVIKVEDSEEEVVLLNNLKGDQSDFYIYNSLLSEYGVVGFDYGYAMASPKTLTIWEAQFGDFSNGAQIMLDQYISSAEDKWKLQNGLVMLLPHGYEGQGAEHSSARMERYLQLCAKDNMFVADVTTPANLFHLLRRQMKAKYRKPLIVFTPKSLLRHPKVHSSVDEFANGKFQTVLDDPDAKATAVKTLVFCTGKFYYDLLEEKEKLGRKDVALVRIEQLFPLPAAEMDALIKKYKADEVVWAQEEPRNMGALSHMLMNYDEAKTFRFASRRSYGAPAAGSATRSKRRHQQVIDYVFDETKNNQRR
- a CDS encoding TolC family protein, which produces MRNDLWLICLGWLFTTTLIAQQPPANSSYTFTLDEAIEFALENSYQSINARRDVAKALKRKWETTADGLPQIDASVDYQNQLKQPVSLLPGEVTGGDPGTFVPVVFGTKQQASATATLSQLIFNGSYLVGLEAAKSFLQYSNDIEEKTQLEVRKGVINAYGSVLIAQENVKILKNNASTLEKNYLETKKIFENGLAEEEDVEQLQITLLQITNQFSNAERLEKIALQMFNLSLGVPVDSNIVLSDNLDGLALKNMDESVITKPFNIENNIDYRLAYLFTEQTRLELKLEKSKALPSLSAFVNYGTQANSNSFTFLDSDQRWFQSSILGASLKIPIFSSLKRSARTQQARIADEQSRTDFLRIQREIQLKYDTAISDYKFSIESYNTSKQNLTLAERIEKKNQIKYTEGLASSFELRQAQLQLYSSQNEVLNAMLNIINKKAELETILNTPNNN
- a CDS encoding TetR/AcrR family transcriptional regulator produces the protein MKDKIIEKANDMFLNLGFKSVTMDDLATEMGISKKTIYTHFQNKTELVKATTDHLFCIISDGIDAIVDKKNGPIEELYAIKAFVMHHLKNEKTAPQYQLQKYYPKIYKALKAKQFEIMQECVIENLDGGIKKGVFRKNIDIQFISRIYFNGMIGIKDQEMFPMQKFPITQLMADYLEYHIRGIATEKGLKILNNLLIKE